A region from the Lolium perenne isolate Kyuss_39 chromosome 4, Kyuss_2.0, whole genome shotgun sequence genome encodes:
- the LOC127292862 gene encoding photosystem II D1 precursor processing protein PSB27-H2, chloroplastic isoform X1 produces MPAPPSSMSLLSRCCSSSPMPKHQTVDSKRQPIRRARLLLTRRATALYLLAGAAATAGRARAAEEVEGAGGEGVVGAIKSLFDPNEETKAGKVLPKAYLKAAREVVRTLRESLEEKDAAGDSAKFRRGADSAKVSIREFLGGWRGQQSVAKEESYVALEKAIRSLAEFYSKAGPFASLPGDVKNKILDDLNAAEAYL; encoded by the exons ATGCCTGCGCCTCCTTCCTCGATGTCCCTACTGAGCAGATGCTGCTCGTCGTCGCCGATGCCGAAGCATCAAACTGTGGACAGCAAGCGGCAGCCTATCC GCAGAGCGCGGCTGCTGCTGACCCGGAGGGCGACCGCGTTGTACCTCCTCGCGGGCGCCGCGGCGACGGCGGGTCGCGCCAGGGCGGCGGAGGAGGTCGAAGGcgccggcggcgagggggtcgtcgGGGCCATCAAGTCGCTGTTCGACCCGAACGAGGAGACCAAGGCAGGGAAGGTGCTCCCCAAGGCGTACCTGAAGGCGGCGAGGGAGGTGGTGCGTACGCTCCGGGAGTCGCTGGAGGAGAAGGACGCCGCCGGCGACTCGGCCAAGTTCCGGCGGGGCGCCGATTCCGCCAAGGTGTCCATCAGGGAGTTCCTGGGCGGCTGGAGAGGCCAGCAGTCCGTCGCCAAAGAG GAGTCGTATGTTGCGCTGGAGAAGGCCATCAGATCACTGGCGGAGTTCTACTCCAAGGCAGGACCCTTCGCCTCGCTTCCGGGAGATGTCAAAAACAAGATCCTCGACGACCTCAACGCCGCGGAGGCCTACCTCTAG
- the LOC127292862 gene encoding photosystem II D1 precursor processing protein PSB27-H2, chloroplastic isoform X2 — MLLVVADAEASNCGQQAAAYPAGRARLLLTRRATALYLLAGAAATAGRARAAEEVEGAGGEGVVGAIKSLFDPNEETKAGKVLPKAYLKAAREVVRTLRESLEEKDAAGDSAKFRRGADSAKVSIREFLGGWRGQQSVAKEESYVALEKAIRSLAEFYSKAGPFASLPGDVKNKILDDLNAAEAYL; from the exons ATGCTGCTCGTCGTCGCCGATGCCGAAGCATCAAACTGTGGACAGCAAGCGGCAGCCTATCC TGCAGGCAGAGCGCGGCTGCTGCTGACCCGGAGGGCGACCGCGTTGTACCTCCTCGCGGGCGCCGCGGCGACGGCGGGTCGCGCCAGGGCGGCGGAGGAGGTCGAAGGcgccggcggcgagggggtcgtcgGGGCCATCAAGTCGCTGTTCGACCCGAACGAGGAGACCAAGGCAGGGAAGGTGCTCCCCAAGGCGTACCTGAAGGCGGCGAGGGAGGTGGTGCGTACGCTCCGGGAGTCGCTGGAGGAGAAGGACGCCGCCGGCGACTCGGCCAAGTTCCGGCGGGGCGCCGATTCCGCCAAGGTGTCCATCAGGGAGTTCCTGGGCGGCTGGAGAGGCCAGCAGTCCGTCGCCAAAGAG GAGTCGTATGTTGCGCTGGAGAAGGCCATCAGATCACTGGCGGAGTTCTACTCCAAGGCAGGACCCTTCGCCTCGCTTCCGGGAGATGTCAAAAACAAGATCCTCGACGACCTCAACGCCGCGGAGGCCTACCTCTAG